Genomic window (Fusobacterium perfoetens):
AATATCCATTTACTTGGTTTATGTTGAGTAACTTTTGAAGATGGTCCAAGATTTTCTAATTCAGTACCTATTGATAATGTAGTTTCAGTAATAAAAATAAAGCTTAGTAATAAAAGTGAAAATTTCTTTTTCATATATTCCTCCTAAAAAAATTGTAAGTAAAAAAATCAGATAAGTTATCTGATAAAATAAACTATGTAAGATTATGTAAGTAGAAAATATCAAAATATTTGGTAAATTGTATAGAGTGTTTAAAAATGTTTTTTGACAGGTTTATTTTATTAAAAATTTTTAATAAAATAAACACACCAAAAAATATATTTTTCAAACAAGCTAAGTATATCAATGTTTTTTGAAAGAGTCAAATAAAAATTTAACTTAGTTAAAAAATATTAAAATCGTGGTTTTTTATGATCATTTTTTACTTTTTTCAAACAAAAAAATAGAAAGTCAAAAAATAAAACTTCAAATCTGAAAATTATTTTTTGACTTTGCTGTATTTTTTATTTTTATAAAATTTTTATGAAAGTTCTATATTTTCACTTTCCATAAATCTATCTGCTGTCATATTACAAATTGTATCAAGAATTTCAGTTCTTATAGTTCCGTTTCCACTTCCTACAGAATAATGTTCTTCAGCTTTTTCTCCTGCTATTCCCATCATAGCAACAGCAGCTGCAGCTGCTGTAAAATAATCTCTTACAGCTCCACAGGCACTTCCAACAAGAGAAGCAGTCATACATCCAGTTCCTGTAACTTTTGCAAGAATAGGAGTACCATTATTAATTTTTGCAACTCTGTGTCCATCACTTACAATGTCTTGCTTTCCAGTAACAGCAATGACAGTATCATATCTTTTAGCAAGAGCTTTTGCTATTTCAGCTCCATTTTCTAAATCTTCAGCTGAATCTACACCTCTGTTTTCAGAGTTTTGAATTCCATATATAGATTTAATTTCAGCCATATTTCCTTTTATAACTGCAAAATGTACACCTGCAAGAAGTTTTTCAACAAGTTCTTTTCTTGCTTTTGTTGCTCCTGCTCCAACAGGATCAAGAATAACAGGTTTTCCAAGTTTATTTGCAATTTGTCCTGCTTTAACAACACTTTCTCTCATTTGTTTATCCATTGTTCCTATATTAATAACAAGTGATGAAGCAAAAGAAAGAATATCTTCAAATTCCTCTTCACAAAAAGACATAAGAGGAGAAGCTCCTACTGCAAGGGTAATATTTGCACAATCGTTTATTGTAACTGTATTTGTAATATGAAAAACAATAGGTTGTTTTTCTCTTATGCTTGTAATAACATTTCCAAGCTGTTCTCTTTCAAATTCCATTTTTGCCTCCTGTATTATTTTATAAAAGAAAGTAAAGTTTTTGAAGCCTTTTCAATATCCTCTTTTCCAAGTATTTCAGATATTACAGCAACACCACAGACTCCAGTTTTCATAACTTCTTTTATATTATCAAGATGTATTCCTCCTATGGCAACACTTGGAATTTTCACACTATGAGCTATAATTTCTAAATTTTTAAGTCCAAGAGGCTCATTTATATCTTTTTTACTTCCTGTATAAAAAACAGTTCCTATTCCAAGATAATCAGCTCCTCCTGCTTCAGCTTTAAGAGCTTCCTCAACACTTCCTACAGAAACTCCTATTATTTTATCTTTTCCAAGTATTTTTCTTGCTTCTTCCAAAGATTCATCGCTTTGACCTATATGAACTCCCTCAGCATCAATTTCTTTTGCAATTTTAACATTATCATTTATGATTAAGGGAATATTATATTTTTTAGTAACTTTTTGAAGTTCTTTTGCAATCTCAAGAAACTTTTCATCATTTATAAATTTTTCTCTCAGCTGAATAACAGTTGCTCCTCCTTTTATACTGTCTTCAACAGCTTTATAAAGATTTCTGTTTCCAAGAATATCTCTGTCAGTAACAAGATAAAGAGAGTAATCTATCTTATTCATATTTGACTCCAGCTTTCTTATATAAGTCTACAAAATGTCCTACAGGACCTACTCCATGTCCTATAGGGAAAGAATTTCTGATAGCTTCAGTGATATATTCTTTTCCTAATCTTACAGCTTCCTCAACAGAGTGTCCTTTTCCTATAAGAGAAGCAATAGTTGATGAAAGTGTGCATCCTGTTCCATGTGTATTTTTAGTGTCAATTCTTACACCAGGGAATTTAACAACTTTTCCGTCAGCAAGAAGAAGAACATCAGTACAGTTATCAAGTCTGTGTCCACCTTTCATAAGAACATTTTTAGCTCCAAGTTTTTGAATTCTTTTTGAAGCTTCTATCATATCATCTTCATTTTTGATTTCCATTCCTGCAAGAATTTCTCCTTCAGGTATATTTGGAGTTACAAGTTCTCCAAGAGAGATAAATTTTTTTAGTTCTTCAATAGCCTCATCTTTTAATAATTTATATTCACTTTTTGAAACCATTACAGGATCAATAACAATATTTTTAGCATTATATTTTTTAAGAGCCTCTCCAATAGTTCTTATTATTTCACTGCTTGAAAGCATCCCAATTTTAACACTGTCAACTTCTATATCTTCAAATATTACTTTTATTTGTTGTTCTATTATATCTTTTGAGATTTCCTGAACTCCGAAAACTCCCATAGTATTTTGAGCAGTTACAGCTGTAATAACACTCATACCGTATACTCCCATTGCACTCATTGCTTTTAAGTCTGCTTGTATTCCTGCTCCTCCACAAGAATCAGAACCAGCTATAGTCAAAACTTTTTTCATCTTATCCTCCTTGCAACAATAAATAGATTTTTCATATCTTTAAAGATATTTTATCATGTTTTTGAAAAAAATATTAAATATTTGTAAAATAAAAGAATAAATCTTTAATAAATTTTTTTACTGTGATAATATATTTTAAAAGATATATTTTTAAAGAAGGGTGATGTTATATGGTAAGATTTGGGATTATAGGTACAAATTGGATAAGTGGAGATTTTATAGAAGCAATAAAAATAACAGAAGGTGCTGAAGTAAAAGCAGTTTATTCAAGAAAAAGGGAGACAGCTGAAGAATTTGTAAAAAAGTATAATATAGAAAACTGTAGAATATTTACAGATCTGGAGAAAATGGCAGAATCAGAAGAGATAGATGCTGTTTATGTAGGATCACCTAATTCACTTCATAGCAGTCAGTCAATTTTATGTTTAAAAAATAAAAAACATGTTATTTGTGAAAAACCTATAGCAACAAAAGTTGAAGATTTTGATAAGATGACAGCTATTGCAGAAGAAAATAATGTAACATTAATGGAGGCAATGAAAACAACTTTTCTTCCAAACATTCAAGCAGTGAGAGAAAATATAGGAAGAATTGGAGATATAAGAAATATAACTGCAAATTTCTGTCAATATTCTTCAAGATATGACCTTTTGAAAAAAGGAGAAGTGACAAATGTTTTTAATCCTGAGTTTGATGGGGGATCAGCTTTTGATATAGGAGTGTATCCACTTTATTTTGTTCTGTCACTTTTTGGAATTCCAAAATCATATACAGGAAGTAATATTTTTTTAAGTTCTGGGGTTGATGGAGCAGGTAATATAATTTTAAATTATGGAGATAAAATAGCTTCAGTTATTTATTCAAAAATAACTGAAACTAATATTCCAAGTGAAATTTTAGGAGAAAAAGGAAGTATTGTTATAAATCACATTTCAACTGCTGATAAAGTTGAAATTATTCCGAGAAACGGAGAGAAAGAAGATATCTCATGTGTTCAGGAAAAAAATCAGATGATTTATGAGCTTAAAGAATTTATTTCTCTAATAAAAAAAGGAGAAATAGAATCTAAAATAAATAGTTTTGAGCTTTCAAGAAAGTCAGTTGAAATTTTGTCTTATGTAAGAAAAATATAATTTGACTAGAGTATGAAAGTTTATGTATACTAAAAATAGAATAGAAGTTTTTACGGTTCATGAAAATGATTAATAGGGAAGATGAGTGTAATTCTCACACGGTCCCGCCACTGTAAGAATGATGAAAGCAGCATATTACCACTAAAGATTTTTCTTTGGGAAGGGCTGTAAGTAAGATGAATTTAAGTCAGGAGACCTGCCGTATAAAACCTTTTACAACCTGCGAGGACGGGGAGTATTTATTATTCAGATTATAAAAGTCCTTCTTTTTGTATTGGAAGGATTTTTTTTATTATTGTTCATAATATATTAGCAGAAATGAGGAAATTTTTATGAAAAAAAATAAAAATATAATGATACTTGGAACATCTTCAGGAGCTGGAAAAAGTATTACAGCAGCAGGACTTTGCAGAGTTTTTTATAAAAATGGCTGGAAGGTAACTCCTTTTAAAGCACAGAATATGGCTCTTAATTCATATGTTACAAAAGATGGATTGGAAATAGGGCGTTCTCAGGGAGTTCAGGCAGCTGCATGTAAAATTGAGCCTGAAGGATATATGAATCCTCTTCTGCTTAAACCTTGTGGAAATAATCAGATTCAGATAATTTTAAATGGAAAGCCTGTGGGAAATATGAGTGGATATGATTTTTCAAAAGAAAAACCAAAGTATAAAGAGCATATTTTAAAAGCTTATAAAAAAACAGAAAAATTTGATATCTGTGTTCTTGAAGGAGCAGGAAGTCCTGTTGAAATAAATATTAAAGAAAATGATTTAGTGAATATGGGAATGGCTGAAATGGCAGATGCTCCTGTTATTCTTGTAGCCGATATAGACAGAGGGGGAGTTTTTGCTTCTGTTGTAGGAACGATGGTTCTTCTTGAGCCTCATGAAAGAGAGAGAGTAAAAGGAATTATTATAAATAAATTCAGAGGAAGAAAAGACATGCTTCTGTCAGGAATAAAAAAACTTGAGGAGATAATAAAAGTTCCTGTTCTTGGCATAATTCCTTATTTTGATGTTGATATTGAAGATGAAGACAGGGTTACAGAAAGATTAAGAAAAGAAAAAGGAAAAGCAATAAATGTTGCTGTTATAAACTTAAATCATCTTTCAAATTTTACAGATATAGATCCTTTAAAAAAACAAGAAGATGTGGGAGTATCATATACAGACAATCCTTATGAACTTGATGATGCAGATATAATAATTATTCCTGGTTCTAAAAATACTATAAGTGATATGGAATTTATAAGAGAAAAGGGAATAGATAAAAAAATTAAAGAGCTTCATCAAAAAGGAAAAATAATAATAGGGATTTGTGGAGGATTTCAAATTCTTGGAAAAGAACTGTGTGATAAAGATGGAGTTGAAGGAAATCCAAGAACAGTAAAGGGAGTAGGTCTTTTTAATATGACTACAGTTTTTTCAGAAGGAAAAACAACAACTCAATATAGAGGAAAACTGAAAAATACAGAAGGAATTTTACAAGGAATGGATGGTTGTGAAATTTTTGGATATGAAATTCATCAGGGAATAAGTTTTTCTGAAACAGAAAACTCTCTTACAGATGATAAATTTATAAAAGCTATTGTAAAAGAAAATATATTTGGGACATATATACATGGAATTTTTGAAAATAATTGCATTACAGAAAGAATTCTTAATATAGTGAGAGAGAAAAAAGGAATGTCTTATAAATTTTTAAAAGAAAGTTATGAAGAATACAGAGAAAAACAATTTGATAAACTTGAAAAAATAATGAGAGAAAATATTGATATTGAAAAAATTTATGAGATTATATTTAAAAAATAAAGTAAGTAATATTAAATTTAGTGAAAGAATGTGATTTTATGGATTTTGTAATAAAGTATTTAATAGCTTATATTTTTGATTTAATTTTTGGGGATCCTGAATGGTTTCCTCATCCAGTTAGATTTATAGGGAAATTTATAAATTTTCTTGAAAAACATCTTTATAATTTAAAAAATAAAACTTTCTGGGGGGGAGTGACAGCTTTTTTAGTAATATCAGTTTCTGTATTAATTTCATATTTTTTAGCTGGGATATCTAAGTATATTGAAATATTTTTCCTTTATACAACTCTTGCTGGGAAATGTCTTGCTGATGAAGGAATAAGAGTATATAAAATTTTAAAATCAGGGGATTTAGAAGATGCTAAGAAAAAGCTCTCTTATCTTGTAAGCCGTGATACAGAAAAAATGGATAATAGACAGATAATAAGAAGTATTCTTGAAACATTCAGTGAAAACTCAGTTGATGGAATAATTTCTCCTATGTTTTTTGCTTTTGCAGGAAGTTTTTTTACAGTGAAAGGAGTTTCACTTGCTCTTCCTTTTGCTATGGGATATAAAGCGATAAATACTCTTGATTCTATGCTTGGTTATAAAAATGAAAGATACATAAATTTTGGAACTGTATCAGCAAAAATTGATGATATAGCAAATTTTATTCCTGCAAGAATAGCTGGTGCTTTTCTTATACCAACAGCAGCTTTTTTTACAGGATTTAACTGGAAAGAATCTTTTAAGATTTTTTTAAGAGATAGACATAATCATGCAAGTCCTAATTCAGCTCATGGAGAATCAGCTTTTGCAGGAGCTTTAGGAGTTCAGTTTGGAGGAAAAACAAAATATTTTGGAGTAGTTTATGATAAGCCAACAATAGGGGATAAGATAAAAGATTTTGAACTTAATGATATTTTAAGAGGAAGAAAACTTTTATATGGAACTTCTGCTATTGGAATAATATTTTTTTCATTATTAAGAATTGTTATATAAAATATTTCAATAATCTTTGTTTAATAGATGGAGGAAAACTGTGGAAATTCATGGAGGAAATATATATAAATTGCAGAGAGAGGGAAGAAAAGATATACTTGATTACAGCTCAAATATTAATCCTCTCGGAGTTCCTGAAAGTTTAAAAAAGGCTGTTTTAGAAAATTTCTTACTTTTAGAAAGATATCCTGATATAGATTATACAGAATTAAGAGAAAAGATAGGAAAGTATAATAATATACCTGCTGAAAATATTATTGTAGGAAATGGTGCAACAGAAGTCCTTTTTCTTTATATGAAAGCTTTAAAGCCTAAAAAAGTTTTAATTGCAGCTCCAACATTTGCAGAATATGAAAGAGCTTTAAAAAATATTGATTGTATAATTGATTTTTTTCAAATGAAAGAGGAAAATAATTTTGTTTTAGATAAAGAAAATTTTATGAAAAAAGCAGCTGAATATGATTTAGCTGTTATTTGTAATCCAAATAATCCAACAGGAAAATTTATTTTAAAAGAAAATATATTTGAAATAAATGAATATCTTGAAAAATCAAATACAAAACTTTTTATAGATGAATGTTTTATAGAATTTATAAAAGGTTGGGAAGATAAAACAGCTGCAGGGTTTAAGTCTGAAAATATTTTTATACTGAGAGCTCTTACAAAATTTTTTGCTCTTCCTGGATTAAGACTAGGATACGGGATAGTTTTTAATAAAAAAATAAGAGAGGAAATAAATAATATAAGAGAACCATGGAGTGTAAATGCTTTTGCAGACCTAGCAGGAAAAGTTATTTTAAACGATGAAGAGTATATAAAAAATACTGAAAAATGGATTGCAGAAGAAAGAGAGTGGTTTACAAAAGAATTAAAAAAATTTGAAAATAATAAAATAATAAAAGTTTATGAGACAGAAACAAATTTTATTTTAATAAAGTTATATAATAAAACAGCAGAAGAATTTAAAAATATGATGACTGAAAAAAATATACTTGTCCGTAATGCTTCAAATTTTAAATTTCTTGATAAAAGTTTTGTAAGACTAGCAATAAAAGACAGAGATAAAAATGAAAAAGTAATAAAAGCTATGAAAGAGGTTTTAAAATGAGAGGATTTCTTATTGCAGGAACAAATAGTGGAATAGGGAAAACAACAGTTTCAATGGGGCTTATGGCATGTTTTGAAAATGTTTCTCCTTTTAAAACAGGACCTGATTATATAGATGGAAAATTTCATGAATATGTTACAGGAAATAAAAGTTATAATCTTGATTACTTTTTAATGGGAGAAGATGGAATAAGAGAAAGCTTTTTAAAACATACAGAAAATTTTGCTATAGTTGAGGGAGTGATGGGACTTTATGATGGAATGGATAACTCTCTTGATAATGGAAGTTCTGCTCATACAGCAAGAATATTAAATCTTCCTGTTATTCTTGTTGTAGATGGAAAAGGAAAAAGCACAAGTATTGCAGCCCAGGTTATGGGATATGTAAATTTTGACAGAAGAGTTAATGTAGCAGGAGTAATTATAAACAGAATTTCAAGTGAGAAAACTTATAAAATTTTAAAGGAAGCTGTAGAAAGATATTGTAATACAAAATGTTTTGGTTATATTCCTGAGCTTAAAGAAGTCTCTGTTTCAAGCAGACACCTTGGGCTTATGCAAGCTCATGAAGTAAAAGATTTGAAAGAGAAGATAGAATTTTTAAAAAATGAAATAAAAAAGACTGTTGATATTCAAGGGATTTATAAAGTTTCAGAATTTATTCCAAATTATTCTTTAAAAAATTTATTTTTTTATAATAAAAATAAATATAAAGGACTTAGAATAGGAATTGCAAAAGACAGTGCTTTTTCATTTTATTATAATGATAATATAGAATTTCTTCAAAATACAGGAGCAGAAATAGTATATTTTTCTCCTTTAATGGATAAAAAAATTCCTGAAAATATTAATATGCTCTATTTTGGAGGGGGCTATCCTGAAATTTATTCTGAAGAACTTTCAAAGAATATTTCAATGATAAATTCAGTGAAGGATTTTTATAATAAAGGAGGAGTTATTTATGGCGAATGTGGAGGATTTATATATCTTTCAGATAAACTTATAACTTTTTTTGGAAAAGAATATTCTTTTGTAGGTCTTACAGGAAATATAATTGAAATGAGAGAAAAACTAGATATAGCTAGATTTGGATATATAAATATAGAATATAAAGAGAATATATATGGAAGAGGGCATGAATTTCATTATTCAAAAATAAAAAAAGAGGGAGAGGAAAGAAAAGAATTTAAAATAGAAAAACCTAATGGAAGAAAATGGGAATGTGGTTTTTCTTCAAAAAATCTTTTGTGTGGTTATCCTCATATTCATTTTTTTAAAAGCAGTGGTATAATTTTTGACCTTATGGACAGAGCATTGAAAAACAAGGAGAAGATGTAATGGGAGATTATATAAAAAAGCCTGAAGATATAGAAAAAAGAAGTTTTGAGATAATAACAGAGGAACTTGGAAAAAAATCAGAAAAATTTACAAATCAGGAACTTCCAATAGTAAAAAGAGTTATTCATACAACAGCAGATTTTGAATATGCTGATCTTATTGAATTTATAAATAATCCTGTAAAATTTGGTGCAGGAGCACTTTCAAAAGGGTGTAAAATTTACTGTGATACAAATATGATAGTAAATGGACTTAGTAAAATAATTTTAAAAAAATATAACTGTGTTCCTTATTCTCTTGTAAGTGATGAAAAAGTTGCAGAGGAAGCTAAAAAAAGAGGAATTACAAGATCAATAGTTGGAATGGAACATGCAGGAAAAGATAAGGAAACTAAAATCTTTCTTATAGGAAATGCTCCTACAGCTCTTTATAAATTAAAAGAAATGATTGAAAAAAAAGAAATAGAAAAACCCTCTCTTGTAGTAGGAGTTCCAGTAGGATTTGTAGGTGCTAAAGAGTCAAAAGAAGTATTTAAAAATACAGGAGTCCCTTATATTACAGTAAATGGCAGAAAGGGAGGAAGTACAGTTGCAGTATCTATACTTCATGGGATTTTGTATCAGATTTATAAGAGAGAGGGATTTTAGTGAAAAAATTAAAATCAGGTTATACTACAGGAGCATGTGCTACTGCCTGTGTAAAAGCTGCTCTTTTGGCTGTCCTTGATAATAAAAATATAGAAACAGCAGAAATAGAAGCCTTAAATGGAGAAACTTTAAAGATTCCTATAAAAAAAGTAAAAAA
Coding sequences:
- the thiM gene encoding hydroxyethylthiazole kinase; this encodes MEFEREQLGNVITSIREKQPIVFHITNTVTINDCANITLAVGASPLMSFCEEEFEDILSFASSLVINIGTMDKQMRESVVKAGQIANKLGKPVILDPVGAGATKARKELVEKLLAGVHFAVIKGNMAEIKSIYGIQNSENRGVDSAEDLENGAEIAKALAKRYDTVIAVTGKQDIVSDGHRVAKINNGTPILAKVTGTGCMTASLVGSACGAVRDYFTAAAAAVAMMGIAGEKAEEHYSVGSGNGTIRTEILDTICNMTADRFMESENIELS
- a CDS encoding precorrin-8X methylmutase; the protein is MGDYIKKPEDIEKRSFEIITEELGKKSEKFTNQELPIVKRVIHTTADFEYADLIEFINNPVKFGAGALSKGCKIYCDTNMIVNGLSKIILKKYNCVPYSLVSDEKVAEEAKKRGITRSIVGMEHAGKDKETKIFLIGNAPTALYKLKEMIEKKEIEKPSLVVGVPVGFVGAKESKEVFKNTGVPYITVNGRKGGSTVAVSILHGILYQIYKREGF
- the thiE gene encoding thiamine phosphate synthase, translating into MNKIDYSLYLVTDRDILGNRNLYKAVEDSIKGGATVIQLREKFINDEKFLEIAKELQKVTKKYNIPLIINDNVKIAKEIDAEGVHIGQSDESLEEARKILGKDKIIGVSVGSVEEALKAEAGGADYLGIGTVFYTGSKKDINEPLGLKNLEIIAHSVKIPSVAIGGIHLDNIKEVMKTGVCGVAVISEILGKEDIEKASKTLLSFIK
- a CDS encoding pyridoxal phosphate-dependent aminotransferase gives rise to the protein MEIHGGNIYKLQREGRKDILDYSSNINPLGVPESLKKAVLENFLLLERYPDIDYTELREKIGKYNNIPAENIIVGNGATEVLFLYMKALKPKKVLIAAPTFAEYERALKNIDCIIDFFQMKEENNFVLDKENFMKKAAEYDLAVICNPNNPTGKFILKENIFEINEYLEKSNTKLFIDECFIEFIKGWEDKTAAGFKSENIFILRALTKFFALPGLRLGYGIVFNKKIREEINNIREPWSVNAFADLAGKVILNDEEYIKNTEKWIAEEREWFTKELKKFENNKIIKVYETETNFILIKLYNKTAEEFKNMMTEKNILVRNASNFKFLDKSFVRLAIKDRDKNEKVIKAMKEVLK
- the thiD gene encoding bifunctional hydroxymethylpyrimidine kinase/phosphomethylpyrimidine kinase; this translates as MKKVLTIAGSDSCGGAGIQADLKAMSAMGVYGMSVITAVTAQNTMGVFGVQEISKDIIEQQIKVIFEDIEVDSVKIGMLSSSEIIRTIGEALKKYNAKNIVIDPVMVSKSEYKLLKDEAIEELKKFISLGELVTPNIPEGEILAGMEIKNEDDMIEASKRIQKLGAKNVLMKGGHRLDNCTDVLLLADGKVVKFPGVRIDTKNTHGTGCTLSSTIASLIGKGHSVEEAVRLGKEYITEAIRNSFPIGHGVGPVGHFVDLYKKAGVKYE
- the cbiB gene encoding adenosylcobinamide-phosphate synthase CbiB — encoded protein: MDFVIKYLIAYIFDLIFGDPEWFPHPVRFIGKFINFLEKHLYNLKNKTFWGGVTAFLVISVSVLISYFLAGISKYIEIFFLYTTLAGKCLADEGIRVYKILKSGDLEDAKKKLSYLVSRDTEKMDNRQIIRSILETFSENSVDGIISPMFFAFAGSFFTVKGVSLALPFAMGYKAINTLDSMLGYKNERYINFGTVSAKIDDIANFIPARIAGAFLIPTAAFFTGFNWKESFKIFLRDRHNHASPNSAHGESAFAGALGVQFGGKTKYFGVVYDKPTIGDKIKDFELNDILRGRKLLYGTSAIGIIFFSLLRIVI
- a CDS encoding cobyrinate a,c-diamide synthase, with amino-acid sequence MRGFLIAGTNSGIGKTTVSMGLMACFENVSPFKTGPDYIDGKFHEYVTGNKSYNLDYFLMGEDGIRESFLKHTENFAIVEGVMGLYDGMDNSLDNGSSAHTARILNLPVILVVDGKGKSTSIAAQVMGYVNFDRRVNVAGVIINRISSEKTYKILKEAVERYCNTKCFGYIPELKEVSVSSRHLGLMQAHEVKDLKEKIEFLKNEIKKTVDIQGIYKVSEFIPNYSLKNLFFYNKNKYKGLRIGIAKDSAFSFYYNDNIEFLQNTGAEIVYFSPLMDKKIPENINMLYFGGGYPEIYSEELSKNISMINSVKDFYNKGGVIYGECGGFIYLSDKLITFFGKEYSFVGLTGNIIEMREKLDIARFGYINIEYKENIYGRGHEFHYSKIKKEGEERKEFKIEKPNGRKWECGFSSKNLLCGYPHIHFFKSSGIIFDLMDRALKNKEKM
- a CDS encoding cobyric acid synthase; this translates as MKKNKNIMILGTSSGAGKSITAAGLCRVFYKNGWKVTPFKAQNMALNSYVTKDGLEIGRSQGVQAAACKIEPEGYMNPLLLKPCGNNQIQIILNGKPVGNMSGYDFSKEKPKYKEHILKAYKKTEKFDICVLEGAGSPVEINIKENDLVNMGMAEMADAPVILVADIDRGGVFASVVGTMVLLEPHERERVKGIIINKFRGRKDMLLSGIKKLEEIIKVPVLGIIPYFDVDIEDEDRVTERLRKEKGKAINVAVINLNHLSNFTDIDPLKKQEDVGVSYTDNPYELDDADIIIIPGSKNTISDMEFIREKGIDKKIKELHQKGKIIIGICGGFQILGKELCDKDGVEGNPRTVKGVGLFNMTTVFSEGKTTTQYRGKLKNTEGILQGMDGCEIFGYEIHQGISFSETENSLTDDKFIKAIVKENIFGTYIHGIFENNCITERILNIVREKKGMSYKFLKESYEEYREKQFDKLEKIMRENIDIEKIYEIIFKK
- a CDS encoding Gfo/Idh/MocA family protein, translated to MVRFGIIGTNWISGDFIEAIKITEGAEVKAVYSRKRETAEEFVKKYNIENCRIFTDLEKMAESEEIDAVYVGSPNSLHSSQSILCLKNKKHVICEKPIATKVEDFDKMTAIAEENNVTLMEAMKTTFLPNIQAVRENIGRIGDIRNITANFCQYSSRYDLLKKGEVTNVFNPEFDGGSAFDIGVYPLYFVLSLFGIPKSYTGSNIFLSSGVDGAGNIILNYGDKIASVIYSKITETNIPSEILGEKGSIVINHISTADKVEIIPRNGEKEDISCVQEKNQMIYELKEFISLIKKGEIESKINSFELSRKSVEILSYVRKI